A region of the Leopardus geoffroyi isolate Oge1 chromosome C2, O.geoffroyi_Oge1_pat1.0, whole genome shotgun sequence genome:
CCTGCCAACTTTTTCATAGTTCCACCTTGATGGTGTGCCTCTTCTATTCTGTGTGTCATCTTATGTGCTGATTCTGGTTTTGATGCCTTTTCCCCCTAGATTCTTGTGCACATTCCTGCCTTtttcatatacaaataaaaatttcaagtaaCAGGTTATGGTAGGGCTGAGAAGATTCTTCAGGCAATATAAACAAAGACCTCGAGTTTGAATTCAATTGGATGGATAACAGCTATTAAGTATAGCAGTCACCAAGAGCATATGTGAGAGAGGATGAAGTCTGTCCTAGAATGtggtaaacataaaaaatacattaataactAAAAAAAGGAGATACCCTTTTTAAAGCTAGACTGCCAAAGGGGGAGTCAGagtaaagtaaaatttttttccttgtgtgaaATAGATGTAAAATTTATTCTTCTGTAATAAAGCAGGTTTTAGTTTAATAAGATAAGGAATGTTGCAATTAAGTATGTCAACTatcaaattagtttttttctattaagtgaaatagcacattaattttttttaagtttatttattttgagagagagcacgtgcacaagtgagtgggaggggggcagagaaagaggaaaagagaatcccaagcaggctctgggctatcagtgCGGAGCTGgacgtggagctcgatctcacaaaatgaaatgtgaaatcatgacatgagctgaaatcaagagtcagtgcttaaccgactgagccacccaggtgccccaacacattAATTTACTAGGACAATATTTGTACATGGTGGATGCTCAGTGGATACTAGTTGTAATTTATGTAGTAGCATGCAGAACATTGCAGTTTTATCAGGCAAAGTAGGCTTTAAGACATTTTTGTAATTGGTCTGTAAAAGATACATTTACATGAGGCAGGATTCATATGAAAGTATGTGTTAGTGTGTTCATGTAAGTCAACATGCAAAAGAAGCAATATAGTATAAGCAGAATGTCTTGCCTTTTGCCCTTGTCTGCCAGCCACCCAGTTTGCCTTCTTGGAGGTAACCTGTGTTACCTGTATCCTTCCAGAGATATTTTAGGTTTCTTAGgtttttaatactttatattgTCTTTCTACCACACCCATGATAGGTATTGTAGATTTCTACTAATCATATGTTCGTTCAGATGTTGCAGGACACAGGAAGAATGTCTTGAGGATAAAAAGATTAATTCAAAAGAAGTCAGAGACCCTAGTAAGGAAGTCCTCAGTcaagtagagaagaaaaatgtatagaaataatTAACACATGATAGAAATTGCTcctgtgacatatatatatatatatatatatatatatatatgtacacatatatatatatatatatgtacacatatatatatatataaaacgtaTACTcccagtatacacacacacacacacacacacacacacacacacactagaattaGAATTTCAGTGAAAGGAGAGATTTACAAGTTGAGTGGAGGCTTGGAGAGGCTTTGAGGTTGGGATTATATTTGATCTGAATTTTAAAGATAGGGAGGATTTGAACATTTTACTAAGAAGAGATACTCTGAAAAAAGTAGGACAAGAGGAAAGCAAAGGCTTTGCACAGCAtatatgtttactttaaaaagggTGATCTCCAGGCACTATGCTCACTTTTGCAGATGCAATgatgaataaaaacagacacaaaactcTTAATGGATGCCTTGCTTATGGAGCTTAGAGTCTCGTGAGGGGAAATAGATATTAATCAAATACACAGTTGTAAAATTGCATCTGTGGTAGGTGCTATGAAGGAGAGAGACGTGCACAGTGCTCTGAATGTCAGAGATGGAGGATTTGACCTAGGTATGGAGGTCAAGAAAGGCTTTCCTCTGAGGAAATAATGCATGTCCTGAGACCTGAACAATAAAgccaaggggagagagaagacttCCAGGACAGAACTTGATGATTATGAGGGACAGAGAATACATCAGTGTAGCTGAATCAGAGCAAAGGTGAGACAGGTTTGAGAGAAGATGGAAGAGGTGGAGTGAGGCCAAACTACAGGGAAGCCATTTTGGATTAGAAGCAAGAGGGGGTTAGGAGTGTGGGGATTggtgatgtgattttttttttttttttttgcatttttaagaggTTATTTCTGACTTTGGTATGGAGAACAGATTGGAGGGGGACCTTAGAAATATGGATAGATCCGCTAGGAAGTGGGTAGtggaggagatggggagaaacAAGAAAGATTTAGGAAGTAAAACCTACAGGATTTGGTAATAGATTTGAAATAGGGGTGAGAAAGAGGGAGGTGTTAAGAATGACTCCTAGATATCTAGCTTACATAATATGAGAATCACCTGGGCTAGATTTAGGAGAAATAGCAGTGAGTTCAATTTTGGTAGAGTAGAATTTACAGTGTTTTTGAGACATCTGAGAGATTTCAGATAGGCAGCTGTTACAGTTTGGAGCTTAGAGGAAAGGCTAAAGATTTCTATCTTTATATAGGGTCTAGTGAGATTGAGTTGAAGTAGtggaaaatacaattataaagGTAAGCTGAAACTCATCATGGATGTCCTTGGCATGTAGCCTTCAGTGTATAGTTTGGGCTTTGTTCTACTATTATAAACCATAGAAGTTTGAACAGAGCAGTGACAGATAAGTACTGTGCTTTAGAAAAACTTAGCCATAAGATGAATTGGACAGAACGGGGGTTAGTACCTATACCAGAGGTACCTAAGACCTACCTGAACAAGTGTgtagaggagagaagaggatggCTGGGAGAGCTATTGCAGAGAACAAATCCATATAGGACAGCTAACTGAGAGTGGGTGAGATGAGGAAGAAGAGTCAGATAGGATTTCCAGGGAGCCTGGGTAACTGGGAGGAGGATGCGGACAGGTGTGGGATAGCATAAAACTGGAAAGTATTTGGAATTGCCGGTCTATTTAGgatttgtcttctttttgaaAGTTCATATTTTTCATGTTACCAAGGAACATCAATAATTCCAGTCATACTTAGCATCTAAGTATAATATATTCTCAGATTTTCAGACCTAGATCCTAAAGTAGGTCTTAAAGGTGTTTGTTACAATGTAAAATTTAGGTTGTACATGAGACTGTGGGAAAGAAACTatggattgtttttatttattagtttgtatatttatttttcatttcatctcaaTTTTTCAGTATCCAAATCTAAAAGATAAGCACACTTATTATAATCACAATATCATCACACCTAAAGTGtaaagaaattaacaataattccttaatataaaCAATGCAGTGTTCAAATTTCcaattgttttataaatgtcaaatgttatatttaaaattttcagtttatttaatcaATATCTGTATAAGGTTCTCATGGCAAACTGCTGATATATATCTCTTAAGGATATTTTAGCCAACAGATTCACCTACTAACTCCCATTCCTGAAACTTATCTGTTGAAAAAACCAGGTTGTTTACCCTGTAGAGTTTCCCTCAGTCTGGATTTTGCAGATTTCATTCCAATAGTGTTCCTTATGCTCTTCTGTCTTAGACTCAGAGAGGTTTGCTCAATTTAGGTGAGATTAGTATTgctattgtttttgttcttgttgtttttcaatgtattttctaTTAGAATCAAGTGGTTGGGTTGGATGCAGACTTAAATGTTGTAGGGTGCCAACTGTGGTGGAAAAGAACTTAGGAGAGCAAAATCAGGGAGATTCGGTAGTTCGTGGTTAGAATAACTTCTTACAAGTGGTAAGACTGATTCAGGTTTTAGAAGATACAGTTTATGTTGGAGGAGGAAAGTAGCTATGATACTACAGATAGGGAGAACAACATGAAGTTAGAAAGGGAAATAGGAGGAACCAGACCTGGAGAGCTTTGAAAACCAGGAAGAATAGTAGTTAGTATGGAACCATCAAAGGTTATTGAACTGAGATGAAATGTGATAAAGGTGCTGTATTAGAAAAATAGGTCTGGAAAGAATTTAGGTAGAGAGTTAATTATTGAGTGTAGGAGAGTTTTAGGGGGCAGAGGTATGGTGGTCACCAGAAAAGGGTACAGTGAAGAAAGATTAGTCCGGAGTAATAGGAAGAAGTCATAGCAGTTTGGAGAAGAGGCTGGCAACAGTGTCATTGTGACAACGAAGGATAGAGAAAAAGCAATTGATATTTGTAAGAATTAGGGAATAGGCATAGGTAATTAtcagttaaatattttataatgattttataaaatattttatattttcttatcttgATAATAAtctgttgaatttttaaataatatttggggGACATTTTACTCACCCATTTAATCTTATGTTCTGATATTTTATGTGCTTAAAAGTGTGTTATAATAGGAACAGataggaaaatatttagaaatacttcagtattggggtgcctgggtgtctcagtcgttTAAGACACTGGGTGTATCAGTCTCAGACctgagacttcggctcaggtcatgatctcacggttcgtaggttcgagccccgtcttgggccctgtgctgacagctcaaagcttggagcctgcttccgattctgcctccctctctctctctgcccctcccctgttcctgctgtgtctctctttgtctctcaaaaatgaataaaagttaaaaaaaattttttttaaatacttcagtATTACAGCCTCCTGAATCAAGCAgagtgtttgtttgctttttaatgtctGTGCCCTACAGTGTAATAATGAAGCAGTGAGGTACTGGCAAATAGGAACTGAACACTGGATGAAGGGGCTAGATACAAGACTTCTCTTTGGGACTCTTGCTCTAACTACCTGTTGACTTTTAGGTCTGTGCCCTCATCCCTGTGTTGCAGTAGGTCCCTTTAAAGCCCTTCCTAATGCTGAAATTCTGTGATTCTGGAGTTGGTGGCTCAGATTAACTAAAGCAGTAGATCCCAGCCTTTGGCTGCTTTGGGGTCATTTGAAtaagggattttctttttaaaaaaaaattttttttttaacgtttatttatttttgagacagagacagagcatgaacgggggagggtcagagagagggagacacagaatctgaaacaggctccaggctctgagctgtcagcacagagcccgacgcagggctcgaactcacggaccgtgagatcatgacccaagccgaagtcggccgcttaaccaactgagcctcccaggcaccccaagggattttcaaaaaacatacaaatcaaaaactaAATTATTAAAGCATGAGAAATGTTTACTATTTAGACAGAGTAGCAATTTCCATACTGCCCTTATTTTGGAAGCTTACAAAACTGATTAGTGAAGATCAACTAATCTGTCCTATCTATGGTAGCTGCTCTTAATGACTATCTCTATAAATTCTAGTGCTTGAAATTAGATGCCGTCTAAAGGGTTATTTGATTTGGTAAAATGAGAGTAGTGCTGTCTCCATGTATGAGTAATAGCTAGCAAGGAGGCTGAGGATCTAACATAGTTTgtggttattaaaatttttcataaacttTAGAACTGCTATGACTACGttctctattaaaatattttggggaggtaggggcgcctgggtggctcagtcggttaagcagccgacttcggctcaggtcatgatctcgcggtccgtgagttcgagccccgcgtcgggctctgtgctgacagctcagagcctggagcctgtttcagattctgtgtctccctctctctgaccctcccccattcatgctctgtctgtctctgtctcaaaaataaataaacgttaaaaaaaaaattaaaaaaaatattttggggaggtacctgggtggctcagttggctaagcgtccgactttagctcaggtaatgatctcgtggtaTGTAGATTCGAGccctatgccaggctctgtgctgacagcatagagcctggggcctgctttggattctgtgtctccctctctctatgcccctcccctgcatgctcacgtgcgcacgcgctctcttgctctctagcaaaataaacattaaaaaaattcttttcaataaaagtattttttgatgACAGTATTGCCAGCATGAAAACTGTATatcccttaactttttttttttttaattttttttttaatgtttatttatttttgagaccgagagagagcatgaacgggggaggggcagagagagagggagacacagaatcggaagcaggctccaggctctgagccatcagcccagagcccaacgcggggctcgaactcgcggactgtgagatcctgacctgagctgaagtcggatgctcaaccgactgagccacccaggcgcccctatcccttaactttttgatataaaaatactaaatataaactAGAGTAGAGGAAATGGTTTAATGAACCTCCCAAACCTATCACCAAGCTTTACCAATGATTAAATATACAGATAATCTAGTTTTGTGTTTACCCTACCCATTCTCTCACTCCAGCCCTGGATATTTCAGAGCAATTCTGAGATATCGTCATGTCATCCATAAACATTTCAGTattatctctaaaatataagGATTCTTGTGTatatcttttgatattttaagaAGTCTATTTGGAGAAATGATACCATAGTTTAGAATTTTGATCAATAATAAAGCAGTTggcagtcattttattttttattttctaatttttatttatttttgaaagagagagagagagagacagagtacgagcaagggaggggcagagagagagggagacacagaatccaaagcaggctccaggctctgaactgtcagcacagagcccgatgcggggttcaaaacCACAGACtgccatatcatgacctgagctgttgctggaagcttaaccaactaagcctccggccacccaggcaccccagcagttattttaaatgttgcatGCATATTTTGTTAGTATTCCATCCTGAAACTAGCCATTTTTTGGAAATACatactgtattatttaaaaatatataactttattgTCTAAAAACATGTAGCCTAAAACCATggatactttttaatgtttaagaaaaatcaaatttctatttctttggtctGCTTTTCGTCTTTTCAGGTGCGTGCTTTCCAACATGCCTTCAGCACTAATGACTGCTCCAGGAATgtctacattaagaaaaatggtTTTACTTTACATCGAAACCCCATTGCTCAGAGTACTGATGGTGCAAGGACCAAGATTGGTTTCAGTGAGGGCCGCCATGCATGGGAAGTGTGGTGGGAAGGCCCTCTGGGCACTGTGGCAGTGATTGGAATTGCTACAAAACGAGCCCCCATGCAATGCCAAGGGTATGTGGCATTACTGGGCAGTGATGACCAGAGCTGGGGCTGGAATCTGGTGGACAATAATCTACTACATAACGGAGAAGTCAATGGCAGTTTTCCACAGTGCAACAATGCACCAAAATATCAGGTGAGAAACTAGGTATTTTCTCAGTTGTGGTCCTTTGTCAAATCATAAatcattaatttgttttaagttcataaaattttatatagcagctttgtgtgtctttttggtaatttaaaaataaatagtgtaACTGGCCTTTCTTTGCTACTTTAATAATCTTTTagtatttctgtatttgtttcctaataCATATTGACCTTGAGCTATCTGTCTTTGCTCTaaatcaggggttggcaaacttttttctaTATAGGGcaggtaataaatatttcaagCCTTGTGGTCcctatggtctctgtcacaactattcaactctgttgTTGTAGTACAAAAGCAaccatagataatatgtaaatgagtgTTCATAGCTGTGTTCTAGTAAAACCTTATTTATGGGCTGCAAGCTAGATTGGTCCAATGACCATAGTTTGCCAACTCATGCAATATTGTCCTTTTTCCTGTATCCTGTCACATCCAAACCTACTTTTTTCTATACTTCTCACTCCCAGAAATGTacctgtgcacatgcacacacatattcacCCTCTGCTATTCATTAATCTGTTTGTGGATTCAGAGCCTCTGGAGATGTCAGAGATTTCTATAAGACAGGCAAATTTAGGCAAactactgagtttttttttttactctcttcaTCTTATCTTAGTGCCATACTCATTTGATTCTAGGGTCAAAATTATAGTTCCTATTTGTAAATGCCATATGATTAGCATAGAGTCAACAGAGTCTAAAACACAATAATCTGATAAGAAATTggaaattttaggggtgcctgggtggctcagtcggttaagcatctgactttggctcaggttgtgatctcgtggttcctgagttcaagtccgcatcaggctctatgctgacaactcagaacctggagcctgcttcagattctgtgtctctctttctctgcccctcccctacttgcactctttctctctctctctctctcaaaaaatgaataaacattaaaaaaaattaaaaagaaattggaaattttaaagaattatagaCTTAAGAATAAGAGatattaggagcacctgggtggcttagttggtgagcatctgacttcagcccaggtcatgatcttgtgattcacaagttcaagccccacatcaggctctatgccagagcctggagcctgctttggatgctgtgtctcctctctctgcccctcccctgctcatgctctgtctctctgtttctctctctctcaaaagtaaaaaataataataaaaaagaataaggttaTTATTAgagtcatttcataatgataaaggagttaATCAGATAGagagatataacaattgtaaatgtataTGCACTTGATAAAACAGCTCTAAAACACATGAGGCAAAAACTTacagaactgaaagaagaaataggtaAATTAACAAGTATAGTTGGAGATTTTAGTACTgtctttaagtctattttgtctgatgttaatATAGCAACTTCAACCTTCTTATGCTTACTATTGCAAGGTACCTCTTTTTCcctattcttttactttcagtctgtctttgtttaaaatggGTCTCCTAGCTGGCATATAATTGGGTCTCTTAATCTAACCCAATCtcacaatctctgccttttgatttgagtgtttaatccatttacatttaatgtagttGTTGGACTACAATTGATATTGTCCTGATCTCTCTGCCTCTGaagttgtgttcttttttaaaaatcttttttctctttgttttttggatcAGGTAATTTCTATTGCTCTATCTTCAAGTTCATAGATTCTATGGCTATTAGGCCAGGGTagtgaattttgtttattctatttttcaactCTGGAATTTTCATTTGGCtcctttttatagtttccatttttccattgagATTGTCTGTCCATTCATTAATATTAGATTTGTCTTTAATTCTTTGCACATATTTATCATAACTGCTTTTAAGTCTTTGTCCACCAAATCCAACGTGTAGGCCTACTTGGAATTGGTTTCTATtgactgcttttttccccccaagagtATGAGTtgtactttcctgtttctttttatatccagtcatttttaaattgaaaattggAAATTATAGATAATATACTAGTAATactggaatgttttgtttttaggaatcACTTTGTTTTTTCTGAAATGTGTGGGTTTTCTTGTTTTAGTAGGTAGTTAACTTGCCTAGATTCTTCAAATTGTGAACTCTGTCTCCCCCATGGTATATAGCAGCTAATgtctttgttggtttttgttttgttttgtttttgcagcgGGGGAGGTTTGGCTTCTAGCTGCTATCTTACCAGCCTGGTTTTATTGGGGTTTCCCCTGTGTCTGTGTAAGACAGTGATTATACAGTGATTTGGGCAGAGTTAATTCTTGGATTTAGGGCTCATCCACTTTATGGTTCCATTACTTCTGGAGTTCCTCCTCTAAATTTCCAGTTGCTCTGCCATCTCCCAAGTTTTGCTCTCTGACACCTAAAGCTAGTAAGACTTTTGCTTTCTGTTCTCTGTGCTGTGTACATGCTGTATGCTCAGTCAAAGGTAAAACAGATATGCAAATTTCACCAGGAGTGGTTCTGTCATCTTAGTTTCcatcttctgtaaaatagggagaAATCCTAGGAtagatgtgaggattaaatgagataatacaaataaaccacaaaatgaatacccaacaaaatattaacttttcatttctatttgctgttgtttgttttgttggtggcAATAGTGGTGATGATAATTAGGATGTTCGTAGGTCCATAAAATGGGGTGTTAGTTAATCTATGAGTtgggcaaagagaagaaaaaagtaaatgtttgtaGTTGTCTATGACAGGAAGTACAATGAGGGAAAGTAACAACAGCAGGAGTTATCATAATTGGGAAGTATTAAATTCTGACTTTTGATTGCTAATGTTAGGACTTTCTGCCTCCAAGTATGTAAATAAAACAACCTTTTATAGATgcaaattataaaagtaaaatatcctTCTGTCCTTGTTTGTCTGCACTTTTCCATGTAGGAAAATAACTGGATGTATTGTGCTTCTGCTTTAGTTTGCTGTTTTTATAACAAACAGGTGTTTCAGAGCAGTGGCCCATAAAATGACTAATAAGCCTATTCTGCATCTTTAGAACCTATGGTCAGATTTGGCTCTTCATGATTATATAAGTTCCACACTGTTTGAAGAACTGTTTTGTCAACTTTAAAGGTTATATGAGTGTTTTTATTATGgtaatttttattgtgataaaacatacacctttattattttaaccatttgtaagtaTACAGTGCAGTGGCATTAATATATTCACAATATGTTTatccatcaccactatctatacCTAAGACTTTTTCATCATCCGCAGCACAAACTCTATGCTCATTAAGCAATAACTTctcatctctcctttcctccatcctctggtaacctctattctattttctgacTCTACGATTTGAATATTGTAGGtgctttatataaatagaatcatacaaatatatatttttgtgtctggcttatttcacataacaACATTTTCAAGGATCATCTGTGTTATAGCATATATcaaaattgcatttctttttctggctgaataatattctgttgtatatacatattgtaATAATTTGAAAAGGTTAGATAGACATTTTTGGCAAAATATACCAAGTTACAGATTTTAGTGGTAAACTTCTAAGAAAAGCCTTTaaacaaagagtaaataaaatctgGGGGAACTGTTCAGTaggaacatttaaatttttggtatTAAATGCAGatcccatcttaaaaaaaaaaaaccaactattgggcacctggatgggtcagtcagttggactcttgattttggctcaggtcatgatcttgtggtcatgagaccaagccccacctagggctcctggctgggcatggatcctgcttaagatttttctctctccctctccctctgcccctccccagctcactcacttgcatgcacacgcgcactctcactctctctaaaaagaaaaaaaagaaaaagaaattgcggcacacgggtggctcagtcagttgagtgtccaacttcggcttaggtcatgatctcgcgggtcacgagtttgagccccttgttagactatatattcttaatattttaacttattGATTTGTATCTTATTTCTTCTAGCTATGCCCTTGGTGAGTTTTCTTCTAACCTTCTTTTGGTGTCTATTTTCAGATAGGAGAAAGAATTCGAGTCATTTTGGACATGGAAGATAAGACTTTAGCTTTTGAACGTGGATATGAGTTCCTGGGGGTTGCCTTTAGAGGACTTCCAAAGGCCTGCTTATATCCAGCAGTTTCTGCTG
Encoded here:
- the FBXO45 gene encoding F-box/SPRY domain-containing protein 1, whose translation is MAAPAPGPGGASGGAGCSGGGGAVGGSGSGSAGAGGRLPSRVLELVFSYLELSELRSCALVCKHWYRCLHGDENSEVWRSLCARRLAEEALRTDILCNLPSYKAKVRAFQHAFSTNDCSRNVYIKKNGFTLHRNPIAQSTDGARTKIGFSEGRHAWEVWWEGPLGTVAVIGIATKRAPMQCQGYVALLGSDDQSWGWNLVDNNLLHNGEVNGSFPQCNNAPKYQIGERIRVILDMEDKTLAFERGYEFLGVAFRGLPKACLYPAVSAVYGNTEVTLVYLGKPLDG